A DNA window from Clostridia bacterium contains the following coding sequences:
- a CDS encoding GNAT family N-acetyltransferase, which produces MKISDSFETKRMKFRLLNTKDIEVIYKQFSDPDMCKYFSEPPCDLEEAKGIIEHYQNPEEKGYLRYGMFDKNTDLFIGTCGYHYWDNELKQVEIGYDIWKDYWGKGYVSEALPLLINKCFEYLNVNCIYILTHPQNKASIASVSKFGFKECEPCRKLDVEPQLCMKLMRTELYSKN; this is translated from the coding sequence ATGAAGATATCAGATTCTTTTGAAACGAAAAGGATGAAATTCCGTTTATTAAACACTAAGGATATAGAAGTAATCTACAAGCAATTTTCCGACCCAGATATGTGTAAATATTTTAGCGAGCCCCCATGTGATTTGGAAGAAGCCAAAGGCATCATTGAGCATTATCAAAATCCAGAGGAAAAAGGTTACCTTCGTTATGGTATGTTTGATAAAAATACTGATTTATTTATCGGAACATGCGGTTATCATTACTGGGATAATGAACTTAAACAAGTAGAGATTGGTTATGACATTTGGAAGGATTATTGGGGAAAGGGTTATGTATCTGAAGCATTACCATTACTCATTAACAAATGCTTTGAGTATCTAAATGTCAATTGTATTTATATTCTTACGCATCCGCAAAATAAAGCATCTATAGCAAGTGTCAGTAAGTTTGGTTTTAAAGAGTGTGAACCTTGCCGAAAGCTTGATGTAGAGCCACAATTATGTATGAAATTGATGAGAACAGAATTATATAGTAAAAATTAG
- a CDS encoding DUF255 domain-containing protein codes for MPNEKVPNRLITQKSPYLLAHAFNPINWFTWEPEAFEKAKAEDKPIFLSIGYS; via the coding sequence ATGCCTAATGAAAAAGTACCTAATAGACTGATAACGCAGAAGTCGCCTTATTTATTAGCTCATGCCTTCAACCCTATAAACTGGTTCACATGGGAGCCGGAAGCATTTGAGAAGGCGAAGGCTGAGGATAAGCCAATCTTCCTGTCTATTGGGTACTCATAG
- a CDS encoding radical SAM protein has translation MGGFSYKDIYIEDGQRVLEINILPEKYCNFDCIFCPIGRSYNKVDTPQSFAEMDNSLRELESKLEKNKVDLVFINSKGEALVNEKIRDIIELIKSKGLPVRLLSNGYLLGRNEYKEIANMCDEVIGEIKAVTEEDFQKIQRPIEGYTLEEYISNMITFNKQYKGKFILEVTIIKGYNDTEKTINKVKNIINELSPDKIIAARMNDERFKKKLGISNERFNEISKILQNS, from the coding sequence ATGGGTGGTTTTAGCTATAAGGATATTTATATTGAGGATGGTCAAAGGGTACTAGAAATAAATATATTGCCTGAAAAATATTGCAACTTTGACTGTATTTTTTGTCCTATTGGAAGGTCATACAATAAGGTGGATACACCGCAGTCATTTGCGGAAATGGATAATTCATTAAGAGAGCTAGAGAGTAAATTAGAAAAAAATAAAGTAGATTTAGTTTTTATTAACTCTAAAGGCGAAGCTCTAGTAAATGAAAAAATTAGAGATATTATAGAACTCATCAAAAGTAAAGGATTGCCTGTAAGATTGCTTTCTAATGGTTACTTACTTGGTAGGAATGAATATAAAGAAATAGCAAATATGTGTGATGAAGTTATTGGAGAAATAAAAGCAGTAACAGAAGAAGATTTTCAAAAAATCCAAAGACCAATTGAGGGGTATACACTCGAAGAATATATTTCAAATATGATTACTTTTAATAAGCAATATAAAGGTAAATTCATATTAGAAGTGACAATTATCAAGGGATATAATGATACAGAGAAAACTATTAATAAGGTTAAAAATATTATTAATGAATTATCTCCAGACAAGATAATAGCTGCAAGAATGAATGATGAAAGATTTAAGAAAAAACTTGGTATCAGTAATGAAAGATTTAATGAGATTTCAAAAATATTACAAAACAGCTAA
- a CDS encoding B3/4 domain-containing protein → MKNFIIEDDFWSVFPNAKIGVVICHGIDNSIKDEEKYNEMLLKAEQEALNYLRDSEFSNNEVIKTWREAFQKFKTKKGARSSIEALLKRVYNGNHIGTINPLVDIYNSISLRYALPCGGEDIDKFVGDIRLTKAVGNEEFIPLGTDENAPPYEGEIVYKDNNGAICRCLNWREAVRTMLTESTNNALLCIELTDEKRLIEFENALKDLAKIVQDNLGGTNRVSILDINNKKVSIE, encoded by the coding sequence ATGAAAAACTTTATTATCGAGGATGATTTTTGGAGCGTATTCCCTAATGCAAAGATTGGAGTTGTTATTTGTCATGGTATAGATAATTCAATAAAAGATGAAGAAAAATATAATGAAATGCTTTTAAAGGCAGAACAAGAAGCATTAAATTATTTACGGGATTCGGAATTTAGCAATAATGAGGTAATAAAAACATGGAGAGAAGCATTTCAAAAATTTAAAACAAAGAAAGGTGCAAGGTCATCAATTGAAGCATTATTAAAACGAGTTTATAATGGAAATCATATAGGAACTATTAACCCTCTGGTGGATATTTATAATTCTATTTCGTTAAGATATGCATTGCCTTGCGGTGGTGAGGATATAGACAAATTCGTTGGCGATATTAGATTGACGAAGGCAGTTGGAAATGAGGAGTTTATTCCATTAGGTACAGATGAAAATGCACCTCCATATGAAGGCGAAATAGTCTACAAAGATAATAATGGAGCAATTTGCAGATGCTTAAATTGGCGTGAGGCAGTAAGAACAATGCTTACTGAAAGTACAAATAACGCTCTACTATGTATTGAGTTAACTGATGAAAAAAGACTAATAGAATTTGAAAATGCTTTGAAGGATTTAGCAAAAATAGTGCAAGATAATCTAGGAGGAACAAACAGAGTTTCAATTCTAGATATTAATAATAAGAAAGTTTCAATCGAGTAA
- a CDS encoding multidrug efflux SMR transporter: MEWFYLVVAGILEIGWAIGLKYSQGFTKTLPNILTIIGIVASFYFLSLSLKSLPIGTAYAIWTGIGTIGTVLLGIILFKEPINIVRIVCIVFIVSGIIGLKLISIEEVF; encoded by the coding sequence ATGGAGTGGTTTTATTTGGTGGTAGCAGGAATTTTGGAAATTGGTTGGGCAATCGGTTTAAAGTATTCCCAGGGGTTTACAAAAACACTGCCTAACATACTAACTATTATAGGAATAGTTGCAAGTTTCTATTTTTTATCATTGTCTTTAAAAAGTCTACCAATAGGTACTGCATATGCAATCTGGACAGGAATAGGCACTATTGGTACAGTATTGTTAGGTATTATTCTGTTTAAGGAACCCATAAATATCGTGCGTATAGTTTGTATAGTATTTATAGTTAGTGGAATCATTGGTTTGAAATTAATATCTATTGAGGAGGTATTTTAA